A window of the Archaeoglobus neptunius genome harbors these coding sequences:
- the rplJ gene encoding 50S ribosomal protein L16: protein MARKPARMWRRLERPYTRIEYIDGVPGTRVRMFDMGNKSADFPVMVTLVAKEAVQIRENALEAARVVANKYVSRRAGASNYKLKLRIYPHHILREHKMAVGAGADRISQGMRAAFGKPVGRAARVKPGTKIMSVWVKPEHFEVAKEALRRAAMKMPTPTKIVVEKGRELLKGKV from the coding sequence ATGGCAAGAAAACCAGCGAGGATGTGGAGGAGGCTCGAAAGGCCGTACACCAGGATCGAGTACATCGATGGTGTGCCAGGAACGAGAGTCAGGATGTTCGACATGGGTAACAAGAGTGCGGACTTTCCAGTGATGGTTACGCTTGTAGCAAAAGAAGCTGTGCAGATAAGGGAGAATGCCCTCGAAGCAGCAAGAGTTGTAGCTAACAAGTACGTTTCAAGAAGGGCTGGAGCAAGCAACTACAAGCTCAAGCTCCGCATATATCCGCACCACATTCTGAGGGAGCACAAGATGGCCGTTGGAGCTGGAGCTGACAGAATTTCGCAGGGTATGAGGGCGGCTTTTGGGAAACCTGTTGGTAGAGCGGCGAGGGTTAAGCCCGGGACAAAAATAATGTCTGTATGGGTGAAGCCTGAACACTTTGAGGTCGCAAAGGAAGCTCTGAGAAGGGCTGCGATGAAGATGCCCACACCCACTAAAATTGTTGTTGAGAAGGGTCGTGAGCTGCTTAAGGGTAAGGTATAA
- the cobQ gene encoding cobyric acid synthase CobQ, with product MQSIMVGGTTSSAGKSLIAAAICRILAKRGYDVAPFKAQNMSLNSYVTENGKEIAIAQAYQAFAAGIEPDERMNPILLKPKGNFVSQLVVMGEAVGDIDSRKYYSKEIVWLRRVVEEAYTSLAEEFEVVVIEGAGGMAEINLYNRDLANIHIARFARPDILLVGDIDRGGVFASLFGTFSLLPDDIRGMVKGFIINRLRGREDILQSGIKKLEELTGVGVLGVLPFVEYNFPSEDSLNIEEWGKDGPVGIVKLPRVSNFTDFEPIKPIAKFLDLNCGLEECEVVIIPGTKDTIADLAELKGSRLGEEIVRNAGKIPVIGVCGGYQIMGRELIDCGVEHAKVKVKGLGLLEAVTKFENFRKRTVQVKKRVNGNAVILDRIAGQEVWGYEIHKGVTESSRPIFEDEGCASEDGMCWGTYLHGLFWNENVVEALGKYLGVRIRMQEEWAEVIAREVEKRLDLGFVVRS from the coding sequence ATGCAATCCATTATGGTGGGAGGAACTACCAGCAGTGCGGGAAAAAGTCTGATAGCTGCTGCTATCTGCCGGATTCTCGCAAAGAGGGGTTATGACGTTGCCCCCTTCAAGGCTCAGAACATGAGTCTGAATTCCTACGTAACCGAAAACGGCAAGGAGATTGCGATAGCCCAGGCGTATCAGGCATTTGCTGCCGGAATTGAACCTGATGAGAGGATGAATCCCATACTTCTAAAACCAAAGGGTAACTTCGTGTCCCAGCTTGTTGTGATGGGCGAGGCTGTAGGAGATATTGACTCACGAAAGTACTACAGCAAAGAGATCGTGTGGTTGAGAAGAGTGGTGGAGGAGGCATATACCAGTTTAGCTGAGGAGTTTGAGGTAGTTGTTATTGAGGGTGCAGGTGGGATGGCTGAGATAAACCTCTATAACAGAGATCTGGCGAATATACACATTGCGAGGTTTGCCAGACCGGACATTTTGCTGGTGGGTGATATAGACAGGGGTGGGGTTTTTGCGTCCCTCTTCGGCACCTTCTCCCTCCTGCCGGACGACATCAGGGGAATGGTGAAGGGTTTCATAATTAACAGGCTGAGGGGGAGAGAGGACATTCTCCAGAGCGGAATCAAAAAGCTGGAAGAACTTACGGGGGTTGGAGTGCTTGGAGTTCTGCCGTTTGTTGAATACAACTTTCCGTCGGAAGACTCGCTGAACATCGAGGAGTGGGGGAAGGATGGGCCTGTTGGCATCGTAAAGCTGCCGAGAGTCTCCAACTTCACGGACTTCGAACCCATAAAGCCGATTGCGAAGTTTCTCGACCTGAACTGCGGGCTGGAGGAGTGTGAGGTCGTAATCATACCCGGCACGAAGGACACCATTGCGGATCTTGCCGAGCTCAAAGGATCGAGGCTGGGGGAGGAAATAGTCAGAAATGCAGGGAAGATTCCGGTAATTGGGGTGTGCGGTGGGTACCAGATTATGGGCAGAGAGCTGATTGACTGCGGTGTTGAGCATGCAAAAGTTAAGGTTAAAGGACTCGGTTTGCTGGAAGCAGTCACAAAGTTTGAGAACTTCAGAAAGAGAACCGTTCAGGTTAAAAAGAGGGTGAACGGCAACGCCGTAATCCTCGATAGAATTGCCGGACAGGAAGTGTGGGGGTACGAGATACACAAGGGCGTTACGGAGTCATCCAGACCCATCTTTGAGGATGAGGGGTGTGCGAGCGAAGACGGAATGTGCTGGGGGACTTATCTGCACGGCCTCTTCTGGAATGAGAACGTGGTAGAGGCATTGGGTAAATACTTGGGGGTTAGGATCAGGATGCAGGAAGAGTGGGCGGAAGTCATTGCACGGGAGGTTGAGAAGAGGCTGGATCTCGGTTTTGTTGTTCGGAGTTAA
- a CDS encoding S1 family peptidase, with translation MLRAVLAVVLILGAVAPTSAIPSIGELKADRSLCSNATEEYYVYDNGNWVKKKEPVDWWMCIDVKGIRADYNSAAKKAIELKSIGKDSPYYGGEWIDPKRGIVFVVVTDERVAESYKGKNVVVVKGKYSYGDLYRWKRELGKALANDIVMGNILSMVGPDVQRNKVFVGIKLINDTTLDRIKILAKKLGIPLDAIVVGKAEIFLPDITKSPKKSVKISISEVKLSRTDRIRPLVGGIKIQSRKICTLGFIAVRNGVEGFVTAGHCGNVSNAVYQPEFTGNFREDLVGRIAADPGGPRYSDAVFVENPIVNSIFRIFNEHNPSKHYPVFSEMQAQSEGMYVCKGGITTGETCGWIEEVGYDIIGTYPEYGTIYDQVLATYVSKEGDSGGPVYYDPLDTWIRNWCIDRYGVKCVDIYGIQVALASYGSRTYSVYSPISGIERDLGNLRTR, from the coding sequence ATGCTTAGAGCTGTGTTAGCAGTAGTCCTGATCTTGGGTGCCGTTGCGCCGACTTCCGCCATTCCAAGTATAGGCGAGCTGAAAGCGGACAGATCTCTTTGCAGTAACGCTACAGAGGAGTACTATGTGTACGATAATGGGAATTGGGTTAAGAAAAAGGAACCGGTTGACTGGTGGATGTGCATCGATGTTAAAGGCATAAGGGCAGACTACAACTCGGCAGCTAAGAAGGCAATTGAGCTGAAGAGCATTGGAAAGGATTCGCCTTACTACGGTGGAGAGTGGATAGATCCTAAGAGGGGGATAGTTTTCGTTGTTGTGACCGATGAAAGGGTTGCTGAGAGTTACAAGGGGAAGAACGTTGTGGTTGTAAAGGGGAAGTACAGCTATGGAGATCTGTACAGGTGGAAGAGGGAGCTTGGCAAAGCTCTCGCCAATGACATTGTTATGGGAAATATATTGTCAATGGTTGGCCCAGATGTGCAGCGAAATAAGGTATTTGTAGGAATTAAGCTGATAAACGATACAACGCTGGACAGAATAAAAATACTGGCAAAGAAACTTGGAATACCGCTTGATGCCATTGTTGTCGGGAAAGCAGAGATATTTTTACCGGACATTACTAAATCCCCTAAGAAAAGCGTAAAAATCTCAATTTCCGAAGTAAAACTTTCCCGAACGGACAGAATACGCCCGTTGGTGGGAGGGATAAAGATACAGTCTCGGAAAATATGTACTCTCGGTTTCATAGCTGTCAGAAATGGTGTGGAGGGATTCGTTACAGCAGGACACTGTGGAAATGTGAGTAACGCAGTATATCAGCCGGAATTTACCGGAAATTTCAGAGAGGATCTGGTTGGTAGGATTGCTGCCGATCCAGGAGGTCCGAGGTACAGCGACGCCGTGTTTGTCGAAAATCCGATAGTCAATTCTATATTTAGGATTTTCAACGAGCATAATCCATCGAAGCATTATCCAGTATTCAGTGAAATGCAAGCTCAAAGCGAGGGCATGTATGTGTGCAAGGGTGGAATTACAACAGGGGAGACGTGCGGTTGGATTGAGGAAGTAGGTTATGACATAATCGGGACATATCCAGAATACGGAACCATTTACGATCAGGTTCTTGCTACATATGTAAGCAAAGAGGGGGACAGCGGAGGTCCTGTTTACTATGATCCACTCGATACGTGGATAAGGAATTGGTGTATTGACAGGTACGGAGTAAAATGTGTGGATATCTACGGGATACAAGTTGCATTAGCTTCGTATGGATCCAGAACTTACAGTGTTTACAGCCCGATAAGCGGAATAGAGCGAGACCTCGGAAACCTGCGAACAAGATAG